From the genome of Bacteroidales bacterium:
TTTTCGCTCCTTGCTCTTCGCTTTTCGCTTTTCGCTCTGGGCTCTTTGCTCTGGGCTCTTTGCTCTGCGCTCTATCCCAGCCACGCCGTCACAAAGTAGTACGCCATAATCAGTGAGGCGATAAGTTTGAGGCCGGTACCCGTCAAAAATCCCATGAAAGATCCGAAGCCGGCTCTCATGGCAGCATTGAAATCTGCCCCCTGTAGGCTTTCGCCGACTACTGCGCCGATAAAAGGAAAGATGATAATCCCTATCGGCGGGAACAGGAATATGCCCAACACCACTCCGACCATTGCTCCCCGGCTTCCGTATTTCGTTCCTCCGAATCTTTTTGTACCCC
Proteins encoded in this window:
- a CDS encoding DUF456 domain-containing protein, whose amino-acid sequence is MDIVLLVLGIILMLVGILGCILPVLPGPPLSFGGLLLLHFTNFAEYTTTLLIILAIVAVAVTILDYFVPIWGTKRFGGTKYGSRGAMVGVVLGIFLFPPIGIIIFPFIGAVVGESLQGADFNAAMRAGFGSFMGFLTGTGLKLIASLIMAYYFVTAWLG